The proteins below are encoded in one region of Ostrea edulis chromosome 3, xbOstEdul1.1, whole genome shotgun sequence:
- the LOC125677481 gene encoding uncharacterized protein LOC125677481: MDWAMKFLPWIDREKQTDFYGKKGINWHVSVVLSRNERSQISTDCYVHLFNSIPQGWFAVASILENVLHCIKIQNDKITKVYLRSDNAACYHCSPLIASIHGISERTGINICRYDFSEAQSGKDICDRRTAPMKIHAKRFGNEGHDITTAEELKIVLESYGGIQDSHVYTAEVNFDHQNVKKCSIPGINMFNNFKFEDTGIRMWLGYGIGEGKFVSYNSLSSTSQGDTNLTILEHPMVTKRGNTCQRKRKFKETLPNQEEASIHVVNEVMDVEDEVTDVVDEYTCGECGVAFTSLKDYNIHQDIGNHNMTSSDHVKILWTRKCVGIKEKVTKHPSLSEIENACAQRSLVKGWALKGKRISKRFNKKVKDFVAQLFKEGERTGRKYTPTEASKKLRTARDEDGSRTFSPEEWLSSQQVQGLFCRFDKKSNFVVEPKEETDED, encoded by the exons ATGGACTGGGCCATGAAATTTCTACCATGGATAGACCGCGAaaagcaaactgatttttatGGGAAAAAGGGCATCAACTGGCATGTGAGTGTTGTACTATCTAGAAATGAAAGAAGTCAGATAAGTACTGACTGTTACGTACATCTGttcaatagcataccgcaaggCTGGTTTGCAGTAGCTTCAATTCTGGAGAACGTTCTTCATTGCATCAAAATACAGAACGacaaaataacaaaagtttatctCAGAAGTGATAATGCTGCTTGTTACCATTGTAGTCCACTGATAGCATCCATCCATGGCATATCCGAAAGAACAGGAATTAACATTTGTCGATATGACTTTAGTGAGGCACAAAGTGGCAAAGACATATGTGACAGACGCACAGCTCCTATGAAAATTCATGCAAAACGCTTTGGCAATGAAGGGCATGATATAACCACTGCTGAGGAGTTGAAAATTGTCCTCGAGAGTTACGGTGGCATTCAAGATTCACATGTGTACACGGCTGAAGTCAATTTCGATCATCAGAATGTGAAAAAATGCTCTATTCCAGGCATCAACATGTTTAATAACTTCAAATTTGAAGACACTGGTATACGAATGTGGCTTGGATATGGTATTGGAGAGGGAAAATTCGTTTCTTATAACAGTTTATCATCTACCTCTCAAGGAGACACAAATCTTACA ATTTTGGAGCATCCAATGGTGACAAAAAGGGGTAACACTTGCCAAAGGAAAAGAAAGTTCAAAGAAACTCTCCCAAATCAGGAg GAAGCTTCTATACATGTGGTAAATGAAGTGATGGATGTTGAGGATGAAGTCACAGACGTGGTAGATGAATACACATGTGGTGAATGTGGTGTTGCATTTACTTCTCTAAAAGACTATAACATCCATCAAGACATCGGCAACCACAATATGACATCATCTGACCATGTGAAAATTCTGTGGACCAGGAAATGTGTTGGCATCAAAGAGAAAGTCACCAAGCATCCCTCTCTTAGTGAAATAGAAAATGCATGTGCCCAGAGAAGTTTAGTGAAGGGCTGGGCTCTCAAAGGCAAAAGAATCAGTAAACGGTTCAATAAGAAGGTTAAGGACTTTGTTGCTCAACTCTTCAAAGAAGGAGAAAGGACAGGGCGTAAATATACACCAACAGAGGCTTCAAAGAAATTAAGAACAGCAAGAGATGAGGATGGAAGCAGAACATTTTCACCAGAGGAATGGTTGAGTTCCCAGCAAGTCCAGGGACTGTTTTGTAGATTTGACAAAAAATCTAATTTTGTTGTTGAACCTAAAGAAGAGACTGATGAAGACTAG